One window from the genome of Vigna unguiculata cultivar IT97K-499-35 unplaced genomic scaffold, ASM411807v1 contig_187, whole genome shotgun sequence encodes:
- the LOC114171291 gene encoding GTP 3',8-cyclase, mitochondrial-like, producing the protein KCGWHVTLIFLKQLKCDVSSFCAANSIRQGLFGGHLNECATRALATTSCASVSEDLPKDNSVSDMLVDSFGRLHTYLRISVTERCNLRCQYCMPAEGVELTPSPQILTKTEILRLANLFVSSGVTKIRLTGGEPTVRKDIEDICLELSNLKGLRTLSMTTNGIALTRKLPRLKDCGLTSLNISVDTLVPAKFEFMTRRRGHEKVMNSINAAIDLGFNPVKVNCVVMRGFNDDEICDFVELTRDKPIDIRFIEFMPFDGNVWNVKKLVPYSEMLDTVMKQFPSLKRDQDHPTDTAKNFTIDGHEGRVSFITSMTEHFCAGCNRLRLLADGNFKVCLFGPSEVSLRDPLRCGAEDHELREIIGAAVKKKKASHAGMFDIAKTANRPMIHIGG; encoded by the exons aaatgtGGCTGGCATGTGACACTAATTTTCTTGAAGCAGTTGAAATGTGATGTGAGTTCGTTCTGTGCTGCCAATAGTATTCGTCAAGGTTTGTTCGGTGGACACTTGAATGAATGTGCCACAAGAGCTTTGGCCACTACATCTTGTGCTTCGGTGTCTGAAGATCTGCCAAAGGATAATTCCGTCTCTGATATGTTGGTAGATTCATTTGGAAGGCTTCACACATACTTGAGAATATCTGTAACAGAGAGGTGCAATTTAAGGTGTCAGTATTGTATGCCAGCAGAAGGTGTGGAACTCACTCCTAGCcctcaaattttgacaaaaactGAGATTCTACGATTGGCAAATCTGTTTGTAAGCTCCGGGGTAACTAAAATACGTTTGACGGGTGGGGAACCAACTGTTAGAAAGGATATTGAAGACATATGTTTGGAATTATCAAACTTGAAGGGACTGAGAACATTGTCCATGACTACCAATGGTATTGCTTTAACGAGAAAACTTCCAAGGCTGAAAGATTGTGGGCTTACTTCCCTCAACATTAGTGTAGACACTTTGGTACCTGCAAAGTTTGAGTTTATGACCAGACGTAGAGGgcatgaaaaagttatgaattcAATTAATGCTGCCATAGACCTTGGATTTAATCCAGTTAAG GTCAATTGTGTTGTAATGCGAGGATTCAATGATGATGAGATCTGTGATTTTGTTGAGCTGACCCGGGACAAGCCAATTGATATTCGCTTTATAGAGTTCATGCCTTTTGATGGGAATGTTTGGAATGTCAAGAAACTTGTACCCTACTCAGAAATGTTGGATACAGTG ATGAAACAGTTTCCAAGCTTAAAAAGAGATCAGGATCACCCTACAGATACGGCCAAAAATTTCACAATAGATGGGCATGAAGGTAGAGTTTCGTTTATCACATCAATGACTGAGCATTTCTGTGCTGGTTGCAATAGATTGCGGCTACTTGCTGATGGAAACTTCAAAGTCTGTTTATTTGGTCCTTCGGAG GTTAGTTTAAGAGATCCTTTGAGATGTGGTGCAGAGGATCATGAACTTAGGGAGATAATAGGAGCAGCG gtgaagaagaagaaagcttCACATGCTGGCATGTTTGATATAGCAAAGACTGCAAATAGGCCCATGATACATATTGGTGGATAA